One Flavobacteriales bacterium DNA segment encodes these proteins:
- a CDS encoding leucine-rich repeat domain-containing protein, with translation MKVLLFLIISISSFPLCVNLLDVKNQTVHHLIPQKKEKQLTQEKDSVTIALDLSNQNLEFIPNELLNYVALETINLSQNQQLKIEQSFYRLAQIKTLRAMNLSSCQLAYIPFSINEIRGLEVLDLSNNYLFEIPDMMHKMQHLKHVDLSQNDLKELGYAPSLWRNLETINLKGNPRLDMENAFRGLSYLTQLKRVEVSNLREIPENTIRLDVEELVFEACSFKESTVKFPENSKIKAVVFDDCKKTKFNKVLPAIATNKKLEELKLINNNLKRLVIDSIQFPNLKLLDLSGNAIDPKDLERLKKQFPNCKIEDGREENKSVIPEKRIISPPIQQALITPKEFEVVPNQPQRLTTSNSRLTIPQNAFLDEAGKVITTPVKIAYKEILNPVDQILSGIPMEYDSAGTTYNFESAGMIEFRAESEGKEVFPNPNALINVELDSKFTDANYSFYSIDDETGKWDYLQPAIQKEEVTNATAPKLNKEISALKPELTLPQLRHHIVKNRRGRKTYYVKVYQNYIAGGYYESLQFLNKSKLIVDYKKARVLRRTLKKYHKENRNYLGVHDGELVQENLCFGYDFTINKEQDVFDLTIHYIDSSLTVPCRLSSKSNKNSEQKQYLKFWKRYNKIMKEERGEQATKLKKYTSEMNTYESRLQVYQDEMRNYRGALTYTKTYTVGLTGFGIFNWDRLPRASINITQKKKRNRVKVMLKNVGKALFVPVVLYILDKKNNTYIKERDVNHLTYDEGRKYSLLLMDAEENIVIVNHKAFADGVKNMQDFTVEFEPEFIAKDDVKRADLLKKLM, from the coding sequence ATGAAAGTACTTTTATTCTTGATCATTTCAATTTCTTCCTTTCCTTTATGTGTAAATCTTCTAGATGTAAAAAATCAAACGGTTCATCACTTAATCCCTCAAAAAAAAGAAAAGCAATTAACCCAAGAAAAGGATTCGGTTACAATCGCACTCGATTTGTCTAACCAAAACCTTGAGTTTATTCCTAATGAATTATTGAATTATGTAGCTTTGGAAACTATTAATTTGAGTCAGAATCAGCAACTAAAAATTGAACAATCATTCTATCGTTTAGCTCAAATAAAAACATTGAGGGCCATGAATTTAAGTAGTTGTCAATTGGCATATATTCCATTTTCGATTAATGAAATTAGAGGACTAGAAGTCTTAGATTTAAGTAATAACTATTTATTCGAAATACCAGATATGATGCATAAAATGCAGCATTTAAAACATGTAGATTTAAGCCAAAATGATTTAAAAGAATTAGGTTATGCACCGAGTTTATGGAGAAATTTAGAGACCATTAATTTAAAAGGGAATCCTCGATTAGATATGGAAAATGCTTTTCGTGGACTATCATATTTAACTCAATTGAAAAGGGTTGAGGTCAGTAATTTACGTGAAATTCCAGAAAATACGATACGATTAGATGTAGAAGAACTTGTTTTTGAAGCATGCAGTTTTAAGGAAAGTACAGTGAAATTTCCAGAAAATAGTAAAATAAAGGCTGTTGTTTTTGATGATTGTAAAAAAACAAAATTTAATAAAGTGTTGCCTGCTATTGCTACGAATAAGAAATTAGAAGAATTAAAGTTAATTAATAACAATTTAAAACGCTTAGTAATAGATTCTATTCAGTTTCCTAACTTAAAGTTATTAGATCTAAGTGGAAATGCTATTGATCCAAAAGATTTAGAAAGGCTCAAAAAACAATTTCCAAATTGTAAAATAGAAGATGGAAGAGAGGAAAACAAAAGTGTAATTCCAGAAAAAAGGATTATAAGTCCTCCTATTCAACAAGCTTTGATAACTCCAAAAGAGTTTGAGGTAGTACCTAATCAACCACAAAGGTTAACAACTTCAAACTCTAGACTAACAATACCCCAAAATGCATTTTTAGATGAAGCTGGAAAGGTCATTACAACACCAGTTAAAATTGCTTACAAGGAAATTTTAAATCCAGTGGATCAAATTTTAAGTGGAATTCCAATGGAGTATGATAGTGCAGGTACTACCTATAACTTTGAATCGGCTGGAATGATAGAATTTAGAGCTGAATCTGAAGGAAAAGAAGTGTTTCCTAATCCTAATGCTTTAATCAATGTAGAATTAGACTCTAAATTTACAGATGCTAATTATAGTTTTTACTCAATTGATGATGAAACAGGAAAGTGGGATTATCTTCAACCAGCAATACAAAAAGAAGAAGTAACCAATGCTACGGCGCCCAAACTAAATAAGGAAATTAGCGCATTAAAGCCTGAACTAACACTCCCACAGTTAAGGCATCATATTGTTAAAAATCGGAGGGGAAGAAAAACCTATTACGTTAAAGTATATCAAAATTACATTGCAGGTGGATATTATGAAAGTCTTCAATTCTTGAATAAGTCAAAACTAATAGTTGATTATAAAAAAGCAAGAGTATTAAGAAGAACCCTAAAAAAGTACCATAAAGAAAATAGAAATTATTTAGGTGTTCATGATGGTGAATTAGTTCAGGAAAATCTTTGTTTTGGATATGATTTTACGATTAATAAAGAGCAAGATGTCTTTGATTTAACGATACACTATATAGACAGTTCGTTAACTGTTCCTTGTAGGTTGTCCTCTAAAAGCAATAAGAATTCGGAGCAAAAACAGTATTTAAAATTTTGGAAAAGGTATAACAAAATCATGAAAGAAGAGCGCGGAGAGCAAGCAACAAAACTCAAAAAATATACCTCAGAAATGAATACCTATGAAAGTAGGCTCCAAGTTTATCAAGATGAAATGCGTAATTACCGTGGAGCTTTAACTTATACCAAAACCTATACTGTAGGATTAACCGGATTTGGAATCTTTAATTGGGATCGATTACCAAGAGCTAGTATTAACATAACTCAAAAGAAGAAGCGAAATAGAGTAAAAGTAATGTTGAAAAATGTAGGAAAAGCACTGTTTGTTCCTGTAGTACTTTATATTTTAGATAAGAAAAACAACACTTATATAAAAGAGAGAGATGTGAATCATCTGACTTATGATGAGGGAAGAAAATATTCATTATTATTGATGGATGCTGAGGAAAATATCGTCATAGTAAATCATAAAGCATTTGCAGATGGCGTTAAAAATATGCAAGACTTTACAGTTGAATTTGAACCAGAATTTATTGCTAAAGATGATGTAAAAAGAGCAGACCTACTAAAAAAGCTGATGTGA
- the mutL gene encoding DNA mismatch repair endonuclease MutL: MSDIIKLLPDNVANQIAAGEVVQRPSSAVKELLENAIDAGSTKIDLIIKDAGKTLIQVVDNGGGMSETDARMCFERHATSKITSSDDLFALRTKGFRGEALASIAAIAQVELQTKTEESDLGTHIVIEGSTVKSQEPAACPTGTKFTVKNLFFNVPARRNFLKSNPVETKHIVDEFERVALTHPDIHFTMHHNENEVFNLPPTTLRQRIVNVFGKKMNERIVPIEQETTVVNISGYVIKPEYAKRTRGEQFFFVNDRFIKSTYLNHAVKSAYSNLISSEQYPSYFIYLEVSPDFIDINIHPTKTEIKFEDERTVYAILNSAIKNSLGKYNIAPTLDFDQETSFNVAPLKEGQEIKMPTIQVDTTYNPFETSDKSETKSTSTSSFKMPKATAFEQDEVDANLDFLASIQETSTNVKNADIFTESETVEQNWSEETTVETKQKFYQLHNKYILTQVRSGLLMIDQQRAHQRVLFEQFLNKMEERNIETQKLLFPQQVELNASDFALISELLDELNNVGFEISVFGQNTLVINGLPVGVSDSEAERLIERLLEELKHNTNNTGTNYQQKMAMIMANSSCIKMGRSMEHEEMEHLFNELFACQSPNFSPSGKPIIVKFEEDELDQRFERKR; this comes from the coding sequence ATGTCGGATATAATAAAGTTATTGCCAGATAATGTAGCCAATCAAATTGCGGCGGGAGAAGTGGTACAAAGACCATCATCGGCTGTAAAAGAATTGTTAGAAAATGCAATAGATGCTGGTTCAACAAAAATTGATTTAATTATAAAAGATGCTGGTAAAACTTTAATCCAAGTAGTGGATAATGGAGGAGGCATGTCAGAAACAGATGCAAGAATGTGTTTTGAGCGTCATGCCACTTCAAAAATTACTTCTTCGGATGATTTATTTGCGTTGAGGACAAAAGGGTTTAGAGGAGAAGCGCTAGCTTCTATAGCAGCAATAGCACAAGTTGAACTACAGACTAAAACAGAAGAAAGTGATTTAGGAACACATATTGTAATCGAAGGAAGTACAGTAAAGAGTCAAGAGCCTGCGGCTTGTCCAACTGGAACAAAGTTTACGGTAAAGAATTTATTTTTTAATGTTCCTGCACGTCGAAATTTCTTGAAGTCCAACCCTGTTGAGACCAAACACATTGTCGATGAATTTGAACGTGTAGCTTTAACGCATCCTGATATTCATTTCACGATGCACCACAACGAAAATGAGGTGTTCAATTTACCTCCTACAACATTACGCCAACGTATAGTAAATGTGTTTGGTAAAAAAATGAATGAAAGAATTGTCCCTATTGAGCAGGAAACAACAGTGGTGAATATATCAGGGTATGTGATTAAACCCGAATATGCCAAAAGAACCAGGGGAGAGCAATTCTTTTTTGTAAATGATCGTTTTATCAAAAGCACGTATTTAAATCACGCAGTAAAGTCGGCTTATTCGAATTTAATAAGTAGTGAACAATACCCATCGTATTTTATCTATTTAGAGGTTTCACCTGATTTCATCGATATTAATATTCATCCAACTAAAACAGAAATTAAGTTTGAAGATGAACGAACGGTGTATGCCATTTTAAACTCAGCAATCAAAAACTCTCTAGGGAAATATAATATAGCCCCTACGTTGGACTTTGACCAAGAGACTTCATTCAATGTCGCGCCATTAAAAGAAGGGCAAGAAATTAAAATGCCTACCATTCAGGTTGATACGACTTATAACCCATTTGAAACATCTGATAAAAGTGAGACAAAAAGCACTTCAACATCTAGTTTTAAAATGCCAAAAGCGACAGCTTTTGAGCAAGATGAAGTCGATGCCAATCTAGATTTTTTAGCGTCGATTCAAGAAACGTCAACAAATGTTAAAAATGCTGACATTTTTACCGAATCTGAAACTGTGGAACAAAATTGGTCGGAAGAAACTACAGTTGAGACCAAGCAAAAGTTTTATCAACTGCACAACAAATATATTCTGACTCAAGTGCGTTCTGGGCTGTTAATGATCGATCAGCAAAGAGCTCACCAAAGAGTTTTATTTGAGCAGTTTTTAAATAAAATGGAGGAACGAAATATTGAAACTCAAAAATTGCTTTTTCCTCAACAAGTAGAATTAAATGCAAGTGATTTTGCATTGATTAGTGAATTGTTAGATGAATTAAATAATGTTGGGTTTGAAATTTCAGTTTTTGGACAAAATACATTGGTAATTAATGGTTTACCTGTAGGTGTTTCGGATAGTGAGGCTGAACGTTTAATTGAGCGTTTACTAGAAGAATTAAAACACAATACCAATAATACAGGAACCAATTATCAACAGAAAATGGCAATGATTATGGCCAATAGTTCGTGTATAAAAATGGGAAGAAGTATGGAACATGAAGAGATGGAGCACCTGTTTAATGAATTGTTTGCGTGTCAATCACCAAACTTTAGCCCATCTGGAAAACCAATCATTGTGAAGTTTGAAGAAGATGAACTCGACCAACGTTTTGAAAGAAAGAGATAA
- a CDS encoding penicillin acylase family protein, with protein MITLKDNQITIQRVEGEIPEVKAENENDLFFGIGYCHAYDRGIQMMVMKTLGAGRAAELLKGSPEMIEIDRFFRSTGWQYNIQSEVEKFSAEELEKLQAYCDGANECFRKRKPWELSILLGFKDFEWTIGDMVLLSRMIGYLTLAQAQGEIEHLFIELVQKGISKELLNELFPEILGDYDEELLKKIQLVDNIIPEAVKQSKIVDPMMASNNWVISGEKSASGEPLLVNDPHLEINRLPSVWYEVRLNNKGNYSHGMTMPGICGLLIGANGHLAWGTTYAFMDAIDSWVEQCKDESYLKDGEWIPFKKREEVIKVKGKKAQKVTFYENEHGVLQGEPTKEGYYLSSRWSGQDGGATSIKNGLLMFSRASVEEGMECLGQFEMAFNWVLADKTGNIGYQMSGLLPKRKAGVSDFVPLIGWDSTYDWKGYYPHTDLPSELNPENGVIATANEKITTSGKVPTQTIAMGDYRSKRIKQLLSEKEKLGVEDMKEMHYDVYSIQAEKFMHTIRPLLPDTPSGICLRDWDLCYDIDSEGAFLFEQVYRSLYAVVFGPVIGKTTQQFLQNETGVFVDFYENFDKVLLKESSAWFGEKTKQAIYEEAIRIGLEGEVKKWGEVNQFSLKNILLGEALPQFLGFNKGPFALPGGRATILQGQVYRANNRNTTFAPSCRMIVDFGEETIYTNYSGGVSDRRFSKNYNNDFQNWDNKIYRKYSLAKPT; from the coding sequence ATGATTACCTTAAAAGATAACCAAATTACGATTCAAAGAGTTGAAGGAGAAATTCCAGAAGTAAAAGCAGAGAATGAGAATGATTTATTCTTTGGTATAGGCTATTGTCATGCTTATGATAGAGGGATTCAGATGATGGTGATGAAAACATTGGGAGCTGGACGAGCTGCTGAATTGTTAAAAGGTAGTCCTGAAATGATAGAAATTGATCGTTTTTTTAGATCAACAGGATGGCAATATAATATCCAGTCAGAAGTAGAAAAATTTTCTGCTGAAGAACTTGAGAAACTACAAGCATATTGCGATGGCGCTAATGAATGTTTTCGAAAAAGAAAACCTTGGGAATTATCAATATTATTAGGGTTTAAAGACTTTGAATGGACGATTGGAGATATGGTGTTATTGAGTCGAATGATAGGTTATTTAACTTTAGCACAAGCTCAAGGTGAAATAGAACATTTGTTTATAGAATTAGTTCAAAAAGGAATATCCAAAGAATTATTAAATGAACTTTTTCCTGAGATTTTAGGTGATTATGATGAGGAGTTATTGAAGAAAATACAGTTGGTCGATAATATTATCCCAGAAGCAGTAAAACAGAGTAAAATAGTTGACCCTATGATGGCTTCCAATAATTGGGTAATTAGTGGAGAAAAATCTGCTTCAGGAGAACCGCTATTGGTGAATGACCCCCATTTAGAGATTAACCGATTACCGTCAGTTTGGTATGAAGTTCGACTCAACAATAAAGGAAACTATTCTCATGGAATGACAATGCCTGGAATTTGTGGATTGTTAATTGGTGCCAATGGTCATTTAGCCTGGGGAACCACTTATGCTTTTATGGATGCTATTGATTCTTGGGTAGAACAGTGTAAGGACGAATCCTATTTAAAAGATGGGGAGTGGATTCCGTTTAAGAAAAGGGAAGAGGTTATTAAAGTAAAAGGAAAAAAAGCTCAAAAAGTTACGTTCTACGAAAATGAACATGGGGTGCTCCAAGGAGAACCTACTAAAGAAGGGTATTATTTGTCATCGCGTTGGAGTGGTCAAGATGGTGGAGCGACTTCGATTAAGAATGGCTTATTGATGTTTTCAAGAGCTTCAGTGGAAGAAGGAATGGAATGTTTAGGGCAATTTGAAATGGCATTTAATTGGGTTTTGGCCGATAAAACAGGAAATATTGGTTATCAAATGTCAGGGTTACTTCCCAAGAGAAAAGCGGGAGTCTCAGATTTTGTACCATTAATTGGTTGGGATTCAACTTATGATTGGAAAGGCTATTATCCACATACAGATTTACCTAGCGAATTGAATCCAGAAAATGGAGTTATTGCTACAGCAAATGAAAAAATAACCACTTCAGGAAAGGTTCCAACACAAACGATAGCCATGGGAGATTATCGTTCCAAGAGAATCAAACAATTGCTGTCAGAAAAGGAAAAACTGGGGGTTGAAGACATGAAAGAAATGCATTATGATGTGTATTCGATTCAAGCTGAAAAGTTTATGCATACTATTCGCCCGTTGTTACCTGACACCCCTAGTGGGATTTGTTTAAGAGATTGGGATTTGTGTTATGATATAGATTCAGAGGGAGCGTTTTTATTCGAACAGGTTTACAGAAGTTTATACGCGGTTGTTTTTGGTCCAGTAATAGGAAAAACTACACAACAATTTTTACAAAATGAAACCGGAGTGTTTGTAGATTTTTATGAAAATTTTGATAAAGTTTTGCTCAAGGAATCTTCAGCATGGTTTGGAGAAAAGACAAAGCAAGCAATATATGAAGAAGCTATTCGGATAGGTCTAGAGGGAGAGGTCAAAAAATGGGGAGAAGTCAATCAGTTTTCGCTTAAAAATATTCTTTTAGGAGAAGCATTACCTCAGTTTTTAGGATTTAACAAAGGACCATTCGCTTTGCCTGGAGGAAGAGCGACGATATTGCAAGGGCAAGTATACAGAGCCAATAATAGAAATACCACCTTTGCTCCATCTTGTAGAATGATTGTTGATTTTGGAGAGGAAACGATCTATACCAATTATTCTGGAGGAGTCTCAGATAGAAGATTTTCAAAGAATTATAACAACGATTTTCAAAATTGGGACAACAAAATTTATCGTAAATACAGTTTAGCAAAACCAACTTAG
- a CDS encoding endonuclease/exonuclease/phosphatase family protein: MVKKIAHYLIYTLNIIVVIGLLSAYLASYVSPKTTVLFAYFGLAYPIFLIANIGFAIYWGINRKKKALLSLLVIALGWNQFFQFFQFPFGSQDLSEDSIKVMSYNVRLFDLYDWTKEKDIKKKIIELVKQQNPDVVCFQEYYMKGDGKDLAQSLNLPYMNQYFTSQTVKQGINTGIGTAIFSQYPILNQGAILFEGEAANHSTFIDILKGQDTIRIYNAHLGSIRFDYDDYTFIAGEQQKGLEEDIAPLKKVAIRLEKGFQKRVDQVAKLKEHVETSPYPTIIASDMNDTPISYTYQQFSQGLKDSFNENGSWVGSTYIGNIPFLRIDYLWYNQLVENHSFYTINKVYSDHRPIVGTYYIPTK; encoded by the coding sequence TTGGTCAAAAAAATAGCTCATTATTTAATATACACTTTAAACATTATTGTTGTAATAGGGCTGTTGTCTGCTTATTTAGCAAGTTATGTATCTCCCAAAACAACGGTTCTCTTTGCCTACTTTGGCTTAGCATACCCTATATTTTTGATAGCGAATATCGGATTTGCTATTTATTGGGGGATTAACAGAAAGAAGAAAGCTTTACTCTCTCTTTTGGTCATTGCTTTAGGCTGGAATCAGTTTTTTCAGTTTTTTCAATTTCCTTTTGGTAGTCAAGATCTTTCGGAAGATTCAATTAAAGTGATGAGCTATAATGTTCGATTATTTGATTTGTATGATTGGACCAAAGAAAAGGATATTAAAAAGAAAATAATAGAGTTGGTAAAACAACAAAATCCAGATGTCGTATGTTTTCAGGAGTATTATATGAAAGGAGATGGGAAAGATTTAGCACAAAGTTTAAACTTGCCCTATATGAATCAATATTTTACTTCTCAAACAGTGAAGCAAGGGATAAATACAGGAATAGGGACAGCAATTTTTAGTCAATATCCAATTCTTAACCAAGGAGCCATCCTATTTGAAGGAGAAGCGGCTAATCATAGTACTTTTATCGATATTTTAAAAGGGCAAGATACCATCAGAATCTATAATGCTCATTTAGGTTCTATTCGTTTTGATTACGATGATTATACTTTTATAGCAGGAGAGCAACAAAAAGGATTGGAAGAAGATATAGCACCACTCAAAAAGGTCGCTATACGATTAGAAAAAGGGTTTCAAAAAAGAGTCGATCAAGTAGCTAAGTTAAAAGAACATGTAGAGACTTCTCCTTATCCTACCATTATCGCTTCTGATATGAATGACACGCCAATATCCTATACGTATCAACAATTTTCACAGGGATTAAAGGATTCATTTAATGAAAATGGAAGTTGGGTAGGAAGTACATATATAGGGAATATCCCTTTTTTAAGAATAGATTATCTATGGTATAATCAGTTGGTTGAAAACCATTCATTTTATACCATTAACAAAGTTTATTCAGATCATAGGCCTATTGTAGGTACATATTATATACCTACTAAATAG
- a CDS encoding DUF3137 domain-containing protein: MDKQRLKSVYHQTKDALSAVNQQRKVTQRFQKLVWAITGLLMVLMLFNMLSHYIPLLQEYRFALFQPSANNPYAQLYPFIGLMVLLYLSTSIFSNRFANFKQIEAKTITQMVQSLFPNVEFSLNTFVPKKEIIKSKLFSNINDKAPIYSYGQIRSSNNELSINIADIGIVEKKTTHQLKALLLRIPFLNFIVIFYDYVLKNLLTNQSAEAVQYTFRGLFCWLSFKKKLKGHTVILTNAYPTQINRYFSHNFKEEQQVQLEDPRFSTAFIVYSTDQVEARYVLSIALMERILLLQEKFKRPIILSFHHQQVFIAIENKNGVFSFPSGNLSSFEVLEELALNIEAAQAIPTELKLN, from the coding sequence ATGGACAAGCAACGATTAAAAAGCGTATACCACCAAACAAAAGACGCCCTATCTGCAGTAAATCAACAAAGAAAAGTCACTCAGCGCTTTCAAAAGCTTGTATGGGCGATTACTGGTTTATTGATGGTGCTTATGCTTTTTAATATGTTGAGTCATTATATTCCTTTACTCCAGGAGTATCGTTTTGCTCTTTTTCAACCATCAGCCAATAATCCTTATGCACAGTTATACCCTTTTATTGGGCTGATGGTACTACTCTACCTTTCTACGTCTATTTTTTCAAACAGGTTTGCCAATTTTAAACAGATCGAAGCGAAAACCATCACTCAAATGGTTCAATCTTTATTTCCAAATGTTGAGTTTTCTCTGAATACTTTTGTTCCTAAAAAAGAAATTATCAAGAGTAAGCTCTTTTCTAACATCAATGATAAAGCTCCTATCTACAGTTATGGTCAAATTAGAAGTTCTAATAACGAGCTTAGTATCAATATAGCAGATATTGGAATCGTTGAAAAGAAGACAACACATCAATTGAAAGCATTACTCTTACGAATTCCTTTTCTCAACTTCATTGTTATTTTTTACGACTATGTTCTAAAAAACCTATTGACTAACCAATCAGCTGAAGCTGTACAATATACTTTTCGAGGCTTATTTTGTTGGTTAAGCTTTAAGAAAAAACTCAAAGGCCATACTGTTATTTTAACCAATGCATATCCTACCCAAATTAATCGTTATTTCAGTCATAATTTTAAGGAAGAGCAGCAAGTTCAATTAGAAGATCCTCGTTTTTCAACAGCATTTATAGTGTATAGCACTGATCAAGTAGAAGCACGTTATGTTTTATCTATTGCTTTAATGGAACGAATTCTTTTGCTTCAAGAAAAGTTTAAACGTCCAATCATTTTATCATTCCACCATCAACAAGTTTTTATTGCTATTGAAAATAAAAATGGTGTTTTTTCATTTCCCTCAGGAAATCTATCTTCATTTGAAGTATTGGAAGAATTAGCTTTAAATATTGAAGCTGCACAAGCAATTCCTACAGAATTAAAGTTAAATTAG
- a CDS encoding rhomboid family intramembrane serine protease, with translation MLDQIFRNMTPVVKNLLILNVLFFLAQFALPAVMHQMALYPIGTDNFRPWQLATHFFMHSTSSFFHILFNMFAVVMFGSHLERVWGSQKFLFYYFSTALGAALLHSLVVYLRMESLAAEMSPEAVDYVVQNGTQLWESQRNYSDPSMGQLNAMRNAPVLGASGAVFGILVAFGYLFPNTELMLLFPPIPIKAKFLVVGYIALELYLGFANNPQDNIAHFAHLGGALIGILLVLYWQRDKRNFY, from the coding sequence ATGTTAGATCAAATTTTTAGAAATATGACACCTGTCGTTAAGAACTTATTGATTCTTAACGTCTTGTTTTTTCTGGCACAGTTTGCCTTGCCAGCAGTAATGCATCAAATGGCGCTTTATCCAATTGGGACAGATAATTTTAGGCCTTGGCAGTTGGCAACGCATTTTTTTATGCACAGTACCAGTTCTTTTTTTCATATTTTATTTAACATGTTTGCTGTAGTGATGTTTGGTTCGCATTTAGAACGTGTATGGGGATCACAAAAGTTTTTATTCTACTATTTTTCTACAGCGTTAGGAGCGGCTTTATTGCATTCACTTGTAGTGTATTTAAGAATGGAAAGTTTGGCTGCTGAAATGAGTCCAGAGGCTGTAGACTACGTCGTTCAGAATGGTACTCAATTATGGGAGAGCCAGAGGAATTATTCTGATCCATCTATGGGGCAATTAAATGCAATGCGTAATGCTCCTGTTTTAGGTGCTTCAGGGGCTGTTTTTGGAATTTTGGTAGCATTTGGATATTTATTTCCAAATACTGAATTGATGTTGCTTTTTCCTCCAATTCCAATTAAGGCAAAATTTCTTGTTGTTGGTTATATTGCTTTAGAGTTGTATTTAGGATTTGCCAATAATCCGCAAGATAATATAGCTCACTTTGCACACCTAGGTGGAGCACTCATAGGTATTCTGCTAGTACTGTATTGGCAAAGAGATAAACGTAATTTTTATTAA
- a CDS encoding rhomboid family intramembrane serine protease — MRDVVGNIKALYNRGGMFLKLLYVNVAIYVVLNIFIGGLFQLDLIHWFSFDSNLLSNINKPWSLFTYMFIHGGTRHILFNMLVLFFVGSMFEHYFGKKKVLSTYIIGGLAGAVLFLITQNIFPLLINSGPSTLLGASASVMAIFVGLAAYKPNLEVAVFGVFNVKLYILALLYVGVDLLSVGNLDGVAHFAHLGGAAWGYYMGSQLKNGKDVSMWFDKAIGNLSGIFKRKPKMKVSYSNNPKPPRDDYEYNAKKQSDQQKLDAILDKIKVGGYEALSKKEKEFLNNF, encoded by the coding sequence ATGAGAGATGTTGTAGGAAATATAAAGGCTTTGTACAATAGAGGAGGGATGTTCTTAAAGTTGTTATATGTAAATGTGGCCATTTATGTTGTATTGAATATTTTTATAGGAGGATTGTTCCAGTTAGATCTTATTCATTGGTTTTCATTTGATTCCAACCTGTTGAGTAATATCAATAAACCGTGGAGCCTCTTTACCTATATGTTTATTCATGGAGGAACAAGACATATCTTGTTTAATATGTTGGTGCTCTTTTTTGTTGGGAGCATGTTTGAACATTACTTTGGCAAGAAAAAAGTTTTGAGTACCTATATTATAGGAGGATTGGCTGGAGCTGTCTTGTTTTTAATTACTCAAAATATATTTCCTTTATTGATTAATAGTGGACCCTCAACTTTATTAGGAGCCTCTGCTTCTGTAATGGCTATTTTTGTTGGTCTTGCTGCTTATAAACCTAATTTAGAAGTTGCGGTTTTTGGTGTATTTAATGTTAAACTGTACATCCTAGCTTTACTATATGTCGGGGTAGATTTATTGAGTGTAGGAAATTTAGACGGCGTGGCACACTTTGCGCATTTAGGTGGAGCAGCATGGGGATATTATATGGGAAGCCAGTTAAAAAATGGAAAAGATGTGAGTATGTGGTTTGATAAAGCCATTGGTAATTTATCAGGAATCTTTAAAAGAAAACCTAAGATGAAAGTTTCTTATTCCAATAATCCTAAGCCTCCTAGAGATGACTATGAGTACAATGCTAAAAAGCAATCAGATCAGCAAAAACTGGATGCTATTTTAGATAAAATAAAAGTTGGTGGATATGAAGCACTATCTAAAAAAGAGAAAGAGTTTTTAAATAATTTTTAA